AGCCAAAAcctgctcccccattctcggccgagaattaattattctcagtaagttcagaatttCTGGAAGGGCTATCCGTACACGTTTGttttcaaagaaacgcgtctgttcgattggataagaacgcctcttcgcagcagacacgTCCTTTAAacccgactcttcaacatctataaataaagagttgatttcagagttgaaaatattattgaagagaagattagtacagaattaatgcagaaattctgagtcaagcgattcagagttagaagttcgattttgtaaaaagcaatatgatgtacacacattgtttatcaaataattacaaacacagtagcatttagatttgttcatattagtttacattttggtagtagatagaccaatctctattccgaagattcagtgagaagatttagtagaggattcgccccaggagcctgacaaactctaaacgaggttcaaggaaaggattgacaacccgttcgcttgaaagtcgtcgaaagcttccatgcttcttgttctctgtaaacttgtatcaaattcatacttcatctaataaagtttattctattcgatagatttttatgtatcacttatggtaaatgatccgaagtgagttctggtgttttcattaatacgtagttgaattcaaaatctttacaaggaaactttgttgaacacttagacaaattggTATCTTGGATAAAAGTATCAATTCGGTTAAGGAAGCAATATAACCAGTTAGGggattgttgcgttcaaagccttttaattgaatgagttcacgttattacatttatataatttgtatacaaagtttaaagttgttttctttgcttaatgcaaacgaatacatttattcacttttctaaagcactaaacatttctgtcttgtaaattcatccttaaatcagaagtgatttctaacattcttcaTACTCTagtctaattcttattctatcaatttcaaaaccaaatccaattaaacgattttccatattataaaccttgaaagtaaatcaaactgaattaaaataagttttcgttaaaaagtgTTCCctatgggttcgatatcttttattactacaagcgtataccgtgcacttgcggaaatcgctcaacagtgaACGTGGTGGTATGGGTTGCCTTTGGGGTTGGGGGTATTGGAATCTCCTCATTCCTTTGATTAGGACCTCCGACAGGTTGTTGGTTTGTAGCCCGCATCTCTAGCTTGAGATTTTCTATGGAGGCTCGTATTTGTTCTTCGAAACATCTTTGCCTTTCTATATGATACCAGTTTTGCTCCATTATCATCTCTCTAATCTCGGCGAAGTCTTCAAACTTCTTGTCTGCAACCTCCATTGATTCTTTTGTAAGCCTcagttgaaccattgccaaaagaagtatTGGGTTAGGAAAATGATTGGCTTTGACACTAATTGATACAGCTAAATGATGATAGTGTTGATTTTGATCTTAAATCAATGAAAGAGTTTCTTtactagctaaactagaagaagTTAATCCCAAATAAAGGTATAAAACCTTGCCCTTAAAGAGAATTTGTATTTGATTGATGAAAAAATGATCATCCTTACAAGCTTGGGGTTTAAATACCTTCCTTAAAACAAAGATGGAGGACAATAAAGCCCTCACTAGGGTTACATCCCACAACTAGCTAAATAGGGGTAAAGTGGGATAGAAAGGATAAATTGCAAAGCAGTAAAATAAGCTTTAATGACAAAATAGTAATTACAGAGTGacaaaacagtaaatagaatGAAGTAGGATTATGGCAGGTTTGTCTCCTTGGTGAGGAAGTGATCCCGCATGGCGTGTGGTCTTTGTGACATGTCGTGTGGCTTTTAGATTCAGACTGTTCCGTACTCTTGGAGGATGACTTCTTCATGATCTCCCACAATAGTCACACGATGTGTTAGTGAAACCACACGTCGTATAAATTGGCCAAAAAGTTCCATGATTCAGCGAGCCACTGACACACCGTGTGACCCAAACTTCCTCCTTTCCTCCTTTCAGCACCATACTCACACCACGTGTGACTTATGTTACACGCTATGTGAGTTCCTTCTTCAGCCATGACTAACACTAGTTGAGGAGATGCCTACATCAAGTAATACGAGATAACAGTTCGATTTTTCCATTACAATAATTGAATGAGATTTTCAAAAAATctcatttaaatatataaattgtcATGATTTTCAAAATCATGAGATccaattatattaaaaaaagaaaagtgaaGATTAGATGAGGTTGATAAGGATGATGAAAAAGTTAGTTAGGTTGAATTAATGAATATAATAGTATATGTTATGGATCCAACTCTAAAATGGTCCATTTTTAAGACATTCCAATTGTTGGACATTGTGGCTGTGAATAATCTACATCAACCAAAGATCACACCCAGACTGCGATGCCCAACTTCTTTCCATTAATGCCATTTTTGAAGTGGTTGAAAGCTTCCTCCTTGGGTCTCATGTACTTGTTTATGGTAAAAATCTGTTGCTATTACTGTTGTATTGTGAAGAGATATTTTGGTATTATGACTACTTTTTACTGTTAGATAGAGTTGCTCAAATGCAGGTCAATACCTCTATTGGGATCCACTTGATTGGAAAATATGGATAAGATAAATATTCATTATTATACAATAGTTACATTCtatctatcaattaattaatatgactGAACATTCCTTAACAGTCCCATCATCTCAATTGCaaatttcaatcaatcaaatatGTCTAAATCCAATTGGGCTGTTATGTGGTAGCGACCACACTTTATGCATCTTTAACTAAACTTAGAAACTGTTGTGTGTATCACGGTTCAAATAATTACTCGCTACTGAAAAAACAATACACTATTTAAATCCACTCGTTTAAAATTGGTTTAAGTGGTCAAGAATAAGGGTTTTAACGAGCCTAATCGAGATTAAATTTGGGTAGACTCGACTTTGCTCGAAAATGGGTGAGGTCAAGCTTAGCTTGAGTTTGAAAACTTGAACTTGGCTCAAACTCGTGAGAATCGAGAACAATTCGAGAATGATCTTGAGGTTAAATTTATACTCACATGTAtttaatattttgttatttaatttcagttttttAAAGAAGGAAACACCaactttaaacttaaaaaaaaaaacaactttaaTGATATAGTTTACAATAAATTTAAATGaagttataaaattaaagaGGAAAATATCTACAAAATATGTCAAAAACAATCATTAAAAAAGTAACATTCATTACTTATCCATTTAAGTAATACAAAGTATAAGATCAAAAAGGATAATAAAGAAGTGAAAGAAAAACAAGCCCTCgtaaaattaatgaaatatatatcgTAATTGAAAAATAACAGAGCTTGTTCACTTTGAGCTTAAAGAAGGTCAGGATCCGTTTTGTTTAGAGCCGATCCCGAACTTGAGTCGAGTCTATTCAAACTGAGCTTTAACCGAGCCTTTGCAAGCTATGTTCATGCATTAGTTAACACCCCTAGTTAAGAGTCTTTTAAGAAGCTTGAACTAGTTCTGGAGTTCAAGTTCATAAATTTTAACTGTAAAAGAATCcatttgaaaaaagaaaaaacatgaaGAACCTCTACTTTTTAATAAAGAGAGCAAGAATCAACTGAAAAGAGTGACATGGTTGGTCACATATATGTGGTTTACTTGTGTCCAATCACTTTTTTCTAAAATCAATTTCTTAGTTGTTGTGCCTTTGCTAGACAATTAATATCTTCTTCATATTTCCAAAAGTAGAATTtgtattaaatataaaaagaacAACTAACAAATACTTTATTTCATGTAACACCATGAGCTGTAAAATtcagatgaaaatcaatttcttaaataataataataacaataatcaAGAGAAATGGAAATCTTTAACCAAACAATGATCTGCTGATAATTTTCTAACGGGATGTTGTTGGAATGTAGGCTTAGGCTTCTCATTTCTCTTATATGCAACACTTTCAGCAACTTTCACTGATTTTTCATTGCTGCATCCCAATAGGCCATTAGGCCGCCGGATTCGAGGTGTTGTTGAAGCAGCTAAATCTTTATCAGGAATGTTCTTCTCCTCACTGTttgaaacaaaagaaaaatcagCAGCACTAGCCGTTGCAACGCTCCATTCCACACTCGCCTCGCTTGTAGGAGTCATACAGCCAGACATTTCATCACAAATTTTGATTGCTTGTGTGCTGCAGGATATGTTCTCTATCTCGAAAAGATCTGAACTCGCATCGCTTTCTATTTCTGGATCTTCTTCATAAGTTGTTGTTGGTATACTTTGTGCCTTTGAAAATGGAATTGCATCCCAACTTAGCACTGAAAGTTTCCTCTCTAAATTTGATGCTATGTCTTCCTTCTTTATCACATGAGTACCGAAAACCTCGAGTGATTTCCTCGGATCTTCAACATCCAGGCTCTTCTTTTTCTCCCTTTTAATTGCTAAACTCTGCACTCCAGAATTCACAGTAGGTATTACAAGGTATTCCTCTCTTTTTGTACCTATGCTCATCTTTCCAAACTCATCTTTTGCTTGCAATCTTGATTGAACAAGTTCTTTTCCTTCTAACTTGGGAGGTCTCCGGCTAACTTGAGGCTCTCTACGAGCAACATTTTCATCAACATTAATCGATTGATCATCAGAACAAGATCCATTGCAGGCAAAACCAGGAAAGAACCATcttttgtttgctttttttgtCTGAGTTGTATGAGATAAGTTTCTCCTGATACTTGGTAACAAAGCAGTTTGGCTATTCCAACTTGATTCAGAACTCACACTTGGAGTTCCAAACCTTCCTTTTGATCCCATCCTACGAAGATCAGCCCTCTTTTGATCAGAAGGATGCAAGGAATTTCCTGCATTAGCATCCACGATTTCTCCATTTGCATCTTCCAGTTTCATGTTGAAGTATTGTTCAGCACCGAAGACACTGATTTCGCCCTCCTCAGCCTTCACAGGTCTCTCCATTTGCAAGTTTAAGTTGGTTGGAACAAGGCTTGACGTTCCTCCAGGATGAGAAACCTGAACGGATTCTGTCAGCTTAAACACGTAGTTCTGCTGTGCTGCAGTAAGATAAGCAAAAGAAGCGTCACGAATCTCAGTAGTCTTGCTTTCGCCATCCATGGTTCCAGAAACAGTAGTGGAAGAAGATCAAAAAGCAAAGTGGAATCTTACAACAAGCTAAGGAGCATTTAGAGCTTGTAGAGAAAGCAGAAGCTAGATGAAAAGCTTAAAAAAAGAAGGGAGAAAGGGTTTTGAATTTATGTATGAGAGAAGCAATTTTATAATACATCCGGTTCGCCACTATCATCTGTAGCCGAGCACAAACTTTTAAAATAGGCTCGGTTCACCCGCCATTCATGGACCAGACCAATAGAACAACACTgtcttataattaattaaagtgGTCCTAGTTCATTTTGGGGTTGATTAATAATCCCTCAGTAGGTGAGTTTTTGGTACTGCTACTCAATCCTTGGTTAGGCCAGAAGATTTGGATATTAACTCTATCGTTATCATCTGCCAAATCAGATTTTAACATTTGTGTTTCAAGCATCAGCAGAGGAGAGGTCTTTATCCTTTGTCATTGAAGCGATGCGTTCGGATGATTGAACCGATACGAATAACAGAAAAACTTCAAAAAATTTTACAAACTTCCATTAGAAGGAGCAAACTTCACCTAGGTCTGAGACTAAATTAACCATAAACAGCTATGTGAGTAAAAGAAAGGACTGTAACTCCAAGTAAAACTCACCTATATATCTGCATCCTATATAACTCAAGCTAATCATAATGAATACTGAAGCAGCAACATTCCTTTTTTGTTGCTAATCAAGTTAAATTGAGCTGTTGATCTGCAACGTCATGAGTCAATATATTTAGATTCAGCGGCGTGTCTTTGCTGTTCACCGTGAAGAAGTGCTATTTTGTTCTGGGACAACCCAATATTGTTTGACAGCGAATAACACCTTTTCTGTGACAAGAGGACCATCTTCGTGATCCACCACTTTCGTTGTCCATCTCATCCCTGCAACAATCCTCTTCACCTTGATCAGCACATCCACTTCATCACGTATTATGACTGCTCCTTCGGGTCTTAATATACGATCCATCTCCAGAAGAATGTCTTCCAAATTGCACCTGATTTTGGAAGATATAAACACAATAAATCCAAATTTGTAGCTACAGGTTCAGTGCTGAAACCTCAATCTCAAATGGAATATCAAGTTTTTTGTAACCATTAAacgttttctttctttcttttccatGAAGCTCTATTCTACTGGATTAGCATACAAACTGGCATGGCATTTATGAAGACTTACACATCTTTATACAAGCTGAATAGACGATTTGCATGAATAAGGTCATACGTCCTTGGGTATGTTGAAAAGGCTTCGCACCTGGATAACATTTAGAAGATCGCAAAACAAATAATagtattagaaaataaaagaaaagatctATCAAAATCACCTCAATTCAATTTAAACTACCTACTTCGAATCATGAAGCTGTTAAAAAATTTCCATTAGTTTGAGTTAATCATGAATGCAAATTAAATCGCAACAAAATCCAAAGATACCAACAGGAATTATCCCTTATTCAAGCCAGCTTGATCAAAACTAGACAAATTTAATGCAGCATATACTTTGAATATGAATGACAAAGTTGGCAAGCAATGCTCTTAAAGCCTCAAATTGTCTACATTGAGCTACCTCATTTTTCGAATTTTATTTCTAGCTCATCTGAAATAGCAACGTTGTAAAGTTATCTATTTTCAAAACGCTTAATGTAAACATTTATATAATTCTTTTTCCCTCATACTAATGATAATATTCCTATTCTTCCCTTCTCTTTTATCCTTGGTATTTTTGTGGTCTAAGAACAAGAATAACAAAAAAGGGCTCTATGATTATTGGCATTGTGCATATCAACATTAGCTATATTTCAAATAGTAATATCCCATATCCATTCACCATCAATGAATAATTCCACGCCAATTTGAAAAATCAAAGAGCAGAGAAAAGTTTTTAAGAAGTTACGTACCAATCGTGATATATTCCGATCAATCCACGCTCGTATATTACACCCAAAGTATCCCTTTCGGCTATTGTAGGCATAACATTCATAACCCACAATTTTGGAGATTCAAGGGCAGCAGCAAAACCTCCCATACCAGCATTCATATCCATGATATTGCGATACCTCCCTGAGTCAAGGATTTTGTTTATCCTCCTGTAGGCATTGACATGCTTTTTCCATAGACGATTGTCAACATGGTATGTTTCAGCACTCACTCCAATTATTGAGCCACTAGATATTCTAAAAGGAACAGCATTAAGTCTTTCCTGAAATGGCCGCCATGGTGTACCGGCTACCTGATCCAGCCCTCGGGTCTCAAGATAAGGAGTCACACATGCCTCCATTTTCTTGTACCTGCACATGATCAAAAGATGCTGAAAAACATAGTATCCAGGTTTATCTTACTATAACAGCATGAAAATTTTCGAAGCCTTTTATTAACCACACATAATAATGTTCCAATATCTCCCCGCTTGCTTGACAGCTAAATTTATAGAGCCCCAAAAACCAAAACTGTAAGTTAACTCAGTTCTCATTTGTATGATGACAAGCCACTCTAACTAAAAGTAAAGAATATAAAAAATGGgcaaacgaaaaaaaaaaagtgttgtTTCAAGTACAAGTTAAAAGCATGAAAAGTTGGGCACATGTCATACCACATATCATCTGGGTTTGATTGGCACATCGTAGGTTTTGGATCTTGCTGATAacaattatcattatttattctcttctgCCAGATGGCTATTTCAGCTATCTCATGTTTCTTTTCCCAACAAAGAAG
The DNA window shown above is from Euphorbia lathyris chromosome 1, ddEupLath1.1, whole genome shotgun sequence and carries:
- the LOC136232168 gene encoding protein PHYTOCHROME KINASE SUBSTRATE 3-like codes for the protein MISLSYIGCRYIAQQNYVFKLTESVQVSHPGGTSSLVPTNLNLQMERPVKAEEGEISVFGAEQYFNMKLEDANGEIVDANAGNSLHPSDQKRADLRRMGSKGRFGTPSVSSESSWNSQTALLPSIRRNLSHTTQTKKANKRWFFPGFACNGSCSDDQSINVDENVARREPQVSRRPPKLEGKELVQSRLQAKDEFGKMSIGTKREEYLVIPTVNSGVQSLAIKREKKKSLDVEDPRKSLEVFGTHVIKKEDIASNLERKLSVLSWDAIPFSKAQSIPTTTYEEDPEIESDASSDLFEIENISCSTQAIKICDEMSGCMTPTSEASVEWSVATASAADFSFVSNSEEKNIPDKDLAASTTPRIRRPNGLLGCSNEKSVKVAESVAYKRNEKPKPTFQQHPVRKLSADHCLVKDFHFS